The following coding sequences lie in one Oceanicola sp. 502str15 genomic window:
- a CDS encoding phosphatidate cytidylyltransferase, whose product MSGAAVDLIKLLFGTLGVLVLATLVGRVLRETIAPDRSNSGVENLNARIDAWWGMAALLGLAFLAGKTGVIVLFALVSFAALREVLTLTTKREADHWALFAAFFVVLPVQFWLVWDEWYGFYSIFVPVYAFLLLPVVAVLHGDTRDVFIRIAETQWALMICVYCVSHVPALLTLRIEGYEGREVLLIAWLVIVVQMSDVLQYTWGKLVGRSKVAPTVSPSKTWEGLVGGVASASLIGMALYWITPFTPWQALGMSLAVTCMGFFGGLVLSAVKRDRGVKDWGHLIAGHGGFIDRMDSVVFAAPIFFHLVRYFWSAV is encoded by the coding sequence ATGAGCGGGGCGGCGGTGGACCTGATCAAGCTGCTGTTCGGCACGCTGGGGGTGCTGGTGCTGGCCACGCTGGTGGGCCGGGTGCTGCGCGAGACCATTGCGCCCGACCGCTCGAACTCGGGCGTCGAGAACCTGAACGCGCGGATCGACGCGTGGTGGGGTATGGCGGCGCTGCTGGGGCTTGCCTTTCTGGCCGGGAAGACCGGGGTGATCGTGCTCTTTGCTCTCGTGTCCTTTGCCGCGCTGCGCGAGGTGCTGACCCTGACCACCAAGCGCGAGGCCGACCACTGGGCGCTGTTCGCCGCGTTTTTCGTGGTGCTGCCGGTGCAGTTCTGGCTGGTCTGGGACGAGTGGTATGGCTTCTATTCGATCTTCGTGCCGGTCTATGCCTTCCTGCTGCTGCCGGTGGTGGCGGTGCTGCATGGCGACACCCGCGATGTGTTCATCCGGATTGCCGAGACCCAATGGGCCCTGATGATCTGCGTCTACTGCGTGAGCCATGTGCCGGCCCTGCTGACGCTCCGGATCGAGGGCTACGAGGGGCGGGAAGTGCTGCTGATCGCCTGGCTGGTGATCGTGGTGCAGATGTCGGACGTGCTGCAATACACCTGGGGCAAGCTGGTTGGCCGGAGCAAGGTGGCGCCGACAGTCTCGCCCTCGAAGACATGGGAGGGGCTGGTGGGCGGTGTGGCGAGCGCCTCGCTGATCGGCATGGCGCTTTACTGGATCACGCCGTTCACGCCATGGCAGGCGCTGGGGATGTCGCTGGCGGTGACCTGCATGGGGTTCTTTGGCGGGCTGGTCCTTTCGGCGGTGAAACGCGACCGGGGGGTGAAGGACTGGGGCCACCTGATTGCCGGGCATGGCGGGTTCATCGACCGGATGGATTCGGTGGTGTTTGCGGCACCGATCTTCTTTCATCTCGTGCGCTACTTCTGGTCGGCGGTCTGA
- a CDS encoding 1-acyl-sn-glycerol-3-phosphate acyltransferase — translation MDKLTSAARAFAAKNMGHAIVFFAWLVTAVRGIWEGCEPVPVQRVYFANHTSNGDFVLIWAALPSRLRRSTRAVAAADYWLKNGWRAFIGRDVFNTVLIYRGEEGRDVDPMERILEAVDGGDSLIIFPEGKRNMDLEVPLLPLKSGIFNISRQRPEVEMVPVWIENLNRVLPKGKLVPVPLLCTVTFGRPMQVLEGESREDFLARAQAAMLALRPLPGPQETSGQAPDGSTGEAAP, via the coding sequence ATGGACAAGCTCACATCAGCCGCCCGCGCCTTTGCTGCCAAGAACATGGGCCATGCGATCGTGTTCTTCGCATGGCTGGTGACGGCGGTGCGGGGCATCTGGGAGGGCTGCGAGCCGGTGCCGGTGCAGCGCGTCTATTTCGCCAACCACACCTCGAACGGGGATTTCGTGCTGATCTGGGCCGCCCTGCCCTCGCGCCTGCGCCGCAGCACCCGCGCGGTGGCCGCCGCCGACTACTGGCTGAAGAACGGGTGGCGGGCCTTCATCGGGCGCGACGTGTTCAACACCGTGTTGATCTATCGCGGCGAAGAGGGGCGCGATGTGGACCCTATGGAGCGCATCCTGGAGGCGGTGGATGGCGGCGACAGCCTGATCATCTTTCCCGAGGGCAAGCGGAACATGGACCTCGAAGTGCCGCTGCTGCCGCTGAAATCGGGGATCTTCAACATCTCGCGCCAGCGCCCCGAGGTGGAGATGGTGCCGGTGTGGATCGAGAACCTGAACCGGGTGCTCCCCAAGGGCAAGCTGGTGCCGGTGCCGCTGCTCTGCACCGTCACCTTCGGGCGGCCGATGCAGGTGCTGGAGGGCGAGAGCCGCGAGGATTTTCTGGCGCGGGCGCAGGCGGCGATGCTGGCCTTGCGGCCCCTGCCCGGGCCACAGGAGACCTCGGGGCAGGCCCCTGATGGCTCTACCGGCGAGGCGGCTCCATGA
- a CDS encoding trans-aconitate 2-methyltransferase, with amino-acid sequence MRPEDTLAIYDARVEDYVAMGAALKERPDLDAFMARLPEGAHVLDLGCGPGFSAALMVARGFAVDAVDGSAGMVARACAQPGVQARQARFEEITGAALYDGVWANFSLLHAPRGEFPEHLARLHRALKPGGWLHLGMKLGEGEGPDSIGRFYSYYSEAELEGLLAGAGFEIAGRRVSRGKGLSGDASEFIVLHAQAIPEGPTKG; translated from the coding sequence ATGAGGCCGGAAGACACCCTCGCGATCTATGATGCGCGGGTCGAGGATTATGTGGCCATGGGGGCGGCGCTGAAGGAGCGGCCCGATCTGGATGCCTTCATGGCGCGGCTGCCCGAGGGCGCCCATGTGCTGGACCTCGGCTGCGGCCCCGGATTTTCGGCGGCGCTGATGGTGGCGCGGGGCTTTGCCGTTGATGCGGTGGACGGCTCTGCCGGGATGGTGGCGCGGGCCTGCGCGCAGCCCGGGGTGCAGGCGCGGCAGGCCCGGTTCGAGGAGATCACCGGGGCGGCGCTTTACGATGGGGTCTGGGCGAATTTCTCGCTGCTGCATGCCCCGCGCGGCGAATTTCCGGAGCATCTTGCCCGGCTGCACCGCGCCCTGAAGCCCGGCGGCTGGCTGCACCTCGGCATGAAGCTGGGCGAGGGCGAGGGGCCGGACAGCATCGGGCGGTTCTACAGCTATTACAGCGAGGCCGAACTGGAGGGGTTGCTGGCGGGCGCGGGGTTTGAGATCGCCGGGCGGCGGGTGTCGCGGGGCAAGGGGCTTTCGGGCGATGCCTCGGAGTTCATCGTGCTGCATGCGCAGGCCATTCCCGAAGGCCCGACAAAGGGTTAA
- a CDS encoding LysE family translocator, with protein MSFAFLLTTFLVCLAPGIGVVYTLSMTLGGGWRAGGLAVIGCTLATVVHLAAAMAGLAAVLHSSALLFQAIKWAGVAYLLWMAWGTLRGKSTLDVKAESPGAALRIVRRGITLNILNPKIPIFFVAFLPQFITPGEGATVQLVQLGLAFVGMTFAVFALYAALAGTMRARVLASERAMAWLRRAFAASFAALGLKLAMERA; from the coding sequence ATGAGTTTTGCCTTCCTTCTCACCACCTTTCTTGTCTGCCTCGCGCCGGGGATCGGCGTGGTTTACACGCTGTCGATGACGCTGGGCGGGGGCTGGCGGGCCGGAGGGCTGGCGGTGATCGGCTGCACGCTGGCGACGGTGGTGCATCTGGCCGCCGCGATGGCCGGGCTGGCCGCAGTGCTGCACAGCTCGGCGTTGCTGTTTCAGGCGATAAAATGGGCGGGCGTGGCCTATCTGCTGTGGATGGCCTGGGGCACGCTGCGGGGCAAGAGCACGCTGGATGTGAAGGCCGAGAGCCCCGGCGCGGCACTGAGGATCGTGCGGCGGGGGATCACGCTGAACATCCTGAACCCGAAGATCCCGATTTTCTTCGTGGCCTTCCTGCCGCAGTTCATCACCCCGGGCGAGGGCGCGACGGTGCAGCTGGTGCAGCTTGGCCTTGCCTTCGTGGGCATGACCTTTGCCGTCTTCGCGCTATACGCGGCGCTGGCGGGCACCATGCGGGCGCGGGTGCTGGCGAGCGAGCGGGCGATGGCATGGCTGCGCCGCGCCTTCGCCGCGAGCTTTGCCGCGCTGGGGCTGAAGCTGGCGATGGAGCGGGCATGA
- the ispH gene encoding 4-hydroxy-3-methylbut-2-enyl diphosphate reductase, whose translation MEKPPLTLLLAAPRGFCAGVDRAIKIVEMALEKWGAPVFVRHEIVHNKYVVDGLREKGAVFVEELEECPDDRPVIFSAHGVPKAVPAEAAKREMIFVDATCPLVSKVHIEAERHAENGLQMVMIGHAGHPETVGTMGQLPEGEVLLVEVPEDVAGLEVRDPEKLAFVTQTTLSVDDTAEIVAALKARFPAIVGPHKEDICYATTNRQEAVKAIAPRVEALLVVGAPNSSNSRRLVEVASRAGCGYAQLVQRASDIDWRALGEIGTVGVTAGASAPEVLIEEVIDAFRARYEVSVEMVETAQERVEFKVPRVLREPA comes from the coding sequence ATGGAAAAACCGCCCCTCACCCTCCTCCTTGCCGCCCCGCGCGGGTTTTGCGCCGGTGTCGACCGGGCGATCAAGATCGTCGAGATGGCGCTGGAGAAATGGGGCGCTCCGGTTTTCGTGCGCCATGAGATCGTGCACAACAAATACGTGGTGGACGGGCTACGCGAGAAGGGTGCGGTGTTCGTGGAGGAGCTGGAGGAGTGCCCGGATGACCGTCCGGTGATCTTCTCGGCCCATGGGGTGCCCAAGGCTGTGCCCGCCGAGGCGGCCAAGCGCGAGATGATCTTTGTGGATGCCACCTGCCCGCTGGTCAGCAAGGTGCATATCGAGGCCGAGCGCCATGCCGAGAATGGGCTTCAGATGGTGATGATCGGCCATGCGGGCCACCCCGAGACGGTGGGCACCATGGGGCAGCTGCCCGAGGGCGAGGTGCTGCTGGTGGAGGTGCCCGAGGATGTGGCGGGGCTTGAGGTGCGCGATCCGGAGAAGCTGGCCTTCGTGACCCAGACCACGCTTTCGGTGGACGACACCGCCGAGATCGTTGCCGCCCTGAAGGCGCGGTTTCCGGCCATCGTGGGGCCGCATAAGGAAGACATCTGCTATGCCACCACCAACCGTCAGGAGGCGGTGAAGGCGATTGCCCCGCGCGTCGAGGCGCTGCTGGTGGTGGGCGCGCCGAACTCGTCGAACTCGCGGCGGCTGGTGGAAGTGGCGAGCCGGGCGGGCTGCGGCTATGCGCAGCTTGTGCAGCGGGCGAGCGACATTGACTGGCGGGCGCTTGGCGAGATCGGCACGGTCGGCGTGACCGCCGGGGCGAGCGCGCCGGAGGTGCTGATCGAAGAGGTGATCGACGCCTTCCGCGCGCGCTACGAGGTGAGCGTCGAGATGGTGGAAACCGCGCAGGAGCGGGTCGAGTTCAAGGTGCCGAGGGTGCTGCGCGAGCCGGCCTGA